The window aagggcatcagacaatttttgttcaattactggggcctatatgagttaacttatctgacgattaaactaatcggacatgcttatcacaGGATACATTtgaatcatacacagaaaacaatcgaccgaataaaaggtctttacagagatgaaagaaactatcagaaaataacaaaacaattaccacaaagcatgctaatgacttaatcagcagttaatataaacgaaaagggaaaggaaaacttaccgacaaagcttgaaatcaaaacggacccaaatcagactcaactttgaccacttgaggccgaacaaactttaatcagggtgttctcacacgagaacaccttgattaaggtctattagacctcaaacccttgtccagaccggccggattccccaggtgcatgtgttctaaggtctggatttttagatctggatttttaggagttgtgggtagattcagaccaaaccaagcttggtttggtcacgaggaaggtcaggggagtgtctggtatgaagatggggtggtttggcatagatcgagttttgtctcgaatcttcaaatccagattcgagacgataggagatgattcgaggttcgtggttagtggattcgtgttcaggggagtgagggggtcttagggtgttcgggaggtggccaccggcgttcatgccgccgggttttggtggaagggaaaccagggcggcttgctagggtttggggtttcagcttggggaaggagacgagtgaggggtggggttcggatagggggcgtggggtgaagggttgagtttatatatggggaagggattggatctgagccatTGGATCAATTGAGACCAAGGGCCAGGATCTACTCATTGAGGAGAGACGACGTCGTTCGGGAGCTGATAGTGGGTTAAGACCGGGTAGGGGATTGGATCGGGTCATGTTTGACGGGTTTAGAggagggcctggatccgttggatcaatggggttggacggcttagatcatcttgcctgaaacgacgtcgttgaggcgagttgaacagcctgatctggaccgttcgtttgaatcagatcaacggctttggtagggacgccgatacggcgtcgtttgagtccgtgtttgggcaggctcatcttggactggatcagtattttggtcttgggccttgtttcggggcccaaatcagattttccttttcccctttctttttttttcaatttaaacaaaaattcctaaaacaatgtaaaaattaaaataaacctacacacatattgagtgacacccacaacgataaacacacataaatggacaataaaaataaaataaaataaaaatggttagatcacagcttagaacgaacgatgcacacatacatatattttttgaattttcttttaacgacaggcattttgtatttttgtttgataatgactagatgtaaaatggacagacccccaaatgaccaacaacacatgttacggaaagatcgaaaaattgtataGCGAAGCCAtttgccactatttttattttcttttggagcgattgtccgtgaagcaaaaatcacgtgcttacacctaacataaacaaatacaagattcccccatactaaaatttgtcttgtcccccctttatattaaataactatatcacaacccaccccatttcattttgtcacccatgcttcacataaaaaattacaaaaatgtacaattcctaaaatacccctccgaccttattgcaattactattttacccccaaacgtactgcgatttaccaaattaccccatcagctataacaaatcaattaatcaaacttaaccaaaatatagacaatatgatcaattttctaacaatgttcaaacaacgaatcacatgaacatgatttcttcaatatttcaacaacaaatcacatgaacacaaattgaacaacaaagaacaactaaaatttaattgaacaatattttagcaacaaacaaacctattttccgattcaacaacaacaacaacaacaaacaagtatattcagatttctaaattcaataatattgaacttaaaatcaaccctaacaacattacaaccaacaattcttatactaaacttaaacaagattatgagacaaattcaagaattaatcataaatgataaacaagaaatcaaactatacaaatttcggattcaagatcaaccaaactaggtatgaacatgaatgaaaatattcaataacaataacaaacaaactttgttcaaacttcaaattaaacttaaacaaaacaaataaacatattcaaatcactaatcttcaaataatcaactaatctttcttaaattaaatccaacaaacttataacaaagatgcttgatccaaaaattaaaaccaaaacataacttcacattaaattactaaattaaaaacgaacttcaaacaagatgaacacgaactaaatctatattaacaacaaacaacggatttgaacgatttaaactaatacctttctatattaaaactaaactaacaattcctttttaaaaaaataaataaaattaacatgaaataaactgaaaaacaattaattaaattttcatttgaatctgaaaattaaaccaacaaaacacatgaacaaactaaaaaaattaattcaacgatgaacaaaacaagaatGTTAAACCCAAATcttaaacccactaaccggatcgaaacgacgatcgaagaagatggtcgtttggcGTCGTTTGAAGATGACGCAGCAGCTACAGTAGCAGTTCCAGGAGCAGCAGCGGGCAGCAGCAAAACGCAGCAGTGGGCAGCAGCAAAAGGCAGCAGTGGCGGACAGCAACGTCTCCAAGactgttgcttcttcttcttcacctcatGTTGCTCGTTGGTTTTCTGTCCAGCGGCGACGAGGTGGTTTCGAATCAGCTGCTCGACGAGCAGCAACAGTAGAAGAAGCAGACGATGCAGCAGCGGGCAGCAACAGTAGAAGAAGAAAATGCAATAGCAGCAGGAGACGCAACTACGGGCAGCAATGGTGGAGGAGAAGTTGCTCGAACTTGAAAAACGCAGCCATGGCGGCGATGGGATGTCGTGGGGGTGAGGGTGGctgtgttgtgtgtgtgttgacgTGAGGGGGGCAGGGGTGTGAGGGGAAGGGCTGCCATGGGAGGTGGGGTTTGGAGCTTTGgggaagaagaaacaaaaaataggGGTGGCGGATCCTTtcttagtttttagggtttttcttcatttttttttgttttgtttttgttttgtaaaaatgaaaaatgaaaatgaagagggggagttgggttatggactgggtcgacccagttcgaaatggactgggtcgtttgggaagattgggccattttttgggcctgtggcttgaaatcgaagaagaggcccaattccgactttctttatattttcgctctcttttcttcttttatttttttaaaactaaattataaaaatacttaaactattattaagaactaaattaagttataaaagcaaaaattaactccaaataacaattaacgcacaattaagtaataattaagcataaaattgtatatttggacattaaatgcaaaaaatgcaaacgatgcctatttttgtaattttttttctttgtaaaacaaacttagttactaacaattgtataattaaatcctacatgtgaaatgcgacatatttttgtattttttattaatttagcaaataaacatgcacaaacaaatacaaataattattcaaaatatcacaaaatatcacaaaattgcacaccaaggaaaattattttatttttgaattttttgggagtaattctcatatagggcaaaaatcacgtgcttacacatggGCCCGGGGACAATCACGTCTTTGCCTTCCCATTTACAGTCCTTTCAGACTATAGGAAGGGTATCTTCAATAATGgagcatatgtatctccatgCTCCTTCACCTCGGACTTGTTTGGCGGAGGCCTTCTCGACCTTGAAGTCATCCCTGATTGAACAACTCCTGGGTATAAAGCTTTTTATGGTGGCTCTGGGACTGCCTCAGGAGCAGCCGCATCGGAAGCAGTTGCATCGGGAGCGGCCACCGCGGGAATATCCACCTCGACATCTCTGGTCGTGTGGGAAGATGAAGAGGCAGCCTTCTAAGGAACTTATTTGGAAGTCTTAGCCATCGTGATCTggaaaatatgaagatttgaaggaaaagTATGAAGATTTGTTATCTCGGTTGTAATGTTCGAAGGAAGGAACCGATTTTCATCTATCATTTCCCATCGTTTTGGCAAACCTACTctccaaaaaacgaggggactatctgtatacagatGAAATCGGGGGTAACGCATACCCCAATCTCCCAAGGGGTCAAGCAAAGCAAAGAAATGACTGCATGGGATCCGAATCGGACCTAGGAACTTCTTGTACCGAGGCCCGAATGGAGTGCTAGCCATCAAGCCTAATAAGACAACATTCCCTAGTCCTAGAACGACCTCCGAGACCTTAGAAAGCAAGGTAATGGTTGCACACGATTAACGGAGGACCGTGATATCTGCAACCCCCTGGATATCACAGTGCAGATCTTGCCCGATGTCAGTAGTGTATCAGTAATTGATGAGAAAGgatgatttttacctttttagaattgtactaaggattaaactctcctactatataaaagagaaGTTTTTCATTCAATAGACATATTGTAACACacatatcaaggcaatacaaacttatttctcTGCCTATtgaaaaattcttattttaatcATAGTTCTTCATATACGTTTGGCTTCGAATCGAGGATCCGGTCGAGGATAAAGCTATATATTGTTCAGCCTAAGTCTGAGCCTGGCCTTAACGTCACACTGATTTGgttattcattttttcttttattcatttatctAACATTCTTGCCTACTTGTGtagaatcaatccacatatccttaaaatcgcgtataaattcaattgttatctgttttaagggtaaacacatATAAAGCTCCTCAACGAAAACCGAGGACaacatttcaaaattttaaatatttcgactaaattaaaccaaacaaaggTTGTTATTCTTATCATATTCTTGACCTGGTTGTTAGTGCAAAAAAGGCCAAGGAGTTCAAAAAATAGACAAAGTTAGAATTCCTTAATAATCCCTATAATGGTCTTCCAAGAGAAATATGAGTCTTCTTATTAGTTTTAcatgtctttctttatttttcttttgctttggcTATCCTCTAAAGAATATCACTAGACTTTATCGTTGATATTGGTCCCAGTTTCATTGAGATCTCATCTTGACTCTTTCTATTTCATGTTTACCTTTCTTCATAAGGTACAAAAAAAAGATCTTTTTAGGTCTAGTGTATGGTTAAATACTTATTCAGTATAAATATTCAGTAtagataaatttatatatatatatatatatattcaaaaagaCGATCGCTTTACGACACATCATCCTATCTATTAAGACTATAGTATTGAATTAGTAATGTGTATTATATTTATCCTTGTAATAGTGCTGAGTCAACACCTTTAGCTAGTGATTAGCATTGCAATAAGTTAGTTGTATATATATTGAACAGTGTTGGACATATTAGAAATTAATGATCATATTTTCAGTTTAACTGACTTTAGCAGCTCTTCTTCTTCACTCTCTTCGAGAAGCTTCTGTGTCCTCCATTTGAGGTGATTCAGAGCTCTTCACACTATTAATcttgacatggtatcagagcggagGTTCGATCAACGAACACGCTTCATCTCTCTCTACAGTTTTTGATCATCGAAGTGATCTAGggtttcatttgactttcttcaTCAATCACAATTTGGGGAAAACTAGAATCGGACATATGCAGTGACGATCCGTCGATGAACAGAAGAAATCTCAACTGTACGAAGACTGATTCAACTATTTTTCACGAATATCTCACACAATTTTCATGGCGGTTACAGATCAGACTGATGAAGCAACCACAACGGCGGCGACGCAGACGGTAATCGATGCTGGTAGCCCTCTTTACATACACCCTTCCAATAGCCCTAGCTCCACTCTGGTTCCGGCTCCTTTTGATGGAATCAGATATCATTCCTAGAGGAGAAGTGTGCTCAAAGCTCTTTCAGTGAAGAACAAATTAGGTTTCATTAATGGAGATAGTAGGAGACATGATGTAACATCTCCACTCTTTCGTCAATGGGAAATGTGCGATGATATGGTCACCTCGTGGATCTTAAATTCCTTATTAAAAGACATACCTGATAGTGTTAAGTATGTAAACAATTCTGTTGAATTATGGAAGGAGCTTGAGGATCGATATGATCAGACGAACGGGGCTAAGTTGTACcaaattcaaaaagaaatcaaCGATTTGAGTCAGGGCGTGCTTGATATCACCGACTACTACACAAAGATGAAGAAACTCTTGGAATAATTGAGCACTCGGTGTCAAAGCTCATTGCAGCTGTGTATGTACTTGTAGAGCAAAAGAGAACATGCATAATACAGAACAGGATAGGAGGTTGATACAGTTCTTAATGTGGCTGAATGATGTGTATACGGTTGTTCGAGGAAGCATATTTATGATGAATCCCTTGCCAAACATGGCACAAGCATTTGCTCTCCTAATACAGGAGGAGAAACAGAGAGAATTTAGGCCAAGGAACCAACTGAATATCGATTCCACAACACTAAATGTTAACCTAGGAGGAAAACATTTCAAGACAAACTATTCAACTGGGACTGGAAATCAAGTTAACTACTCTACTGGAACTGGAAATAAAGCTGCAATCAATAGACCTCGACCATTTTGTGATTATTGCAAACGACAAGGTCACACTAAAGACAAGTACTAAAAGCTCCGTGGATATCCTCAAGGTTTCAATCAAGGACCACAACAACGATTATACAGGGGTACAATAACAACACAAGGTTTAACAAGGGAAGAAATGTCATGGTAAATGCAGTCTCAAATgtagaagaaggagaaaagatgGAGCTCCATAGAGAAAGTCAAGGTTAGAATGTCAGTTTTACAAAGGAGCAATATGGACAAATTTTTAGCTTGTTGCAACACTTTCAGTCAGGAAACATTGGAGAGAGTTCAGCTAGTGCAAACATGATTAGTGGAGCATCAATGAGTTTTGTAGGCATGATTGCTTGTACTTCTTCAATTGATTTTGATAATCCATCATGCAAGTGTTTTAGTGCAAAGGCTGACTTATGAATATTAGATTCTGGGACATCACACCATATGAATTTTAATAAAACTCAATTGCAAAACATAGTAAGCCTACCATATCCTCTATTGGTTAAACTTTCAAATGGTTACAAAGTCAAAGTAACTGAAGTTGGAAATGTATTCCTAACACCTGAAATTGTCCTATATAGAGTCTTGTTCATTCCATCTTTCAAATTCAACCTAGTGTCAATTAGTTCCCTAGCAGTTCATCTGAAATGTATTGCATCATTCTCTGACACTTCCTGTCTACTGCAGGCCCCTTCACTGAAGAGGCCTCTGGAGATTGGTAAGTTGTTGGATGGACTGTACTTCCTCTGTTCTAAATGCCTGAAGAAAGGTAGTCTCAAACAAAGCTGtgattcttcttgtttttctATTCACACTGATGATGTAAATACTGTGCACTGTCTATCCCACTCTTACAATTCACCTTCAATTGTAAATAGTTCTATttgcaacaataaaaataaagacaGTAATTCTGGTTTGTTTTCTGATTCATCTCCTACTATTAATGTAGATGTGTTGTAGCATTTCAGACTTGGTCATGTACCCTTTAGTAAAATGAGAGGGATTCCTACTATACCTGAAATCTTTTCTAATAAACAACATTTCATATGCAACATCTGCCCCATGGCCAGACAATCTAGACTCTCTTTTCCCTAAAGAACAACTGAAACTACTGAAGTCTTTGAAGTACTCCATGTGGATTTGTGGGGACCCTATCATGTGACCACATACAATAATTTCAAATACTTCCTAACTCGGTGGATGACTATAGTAGGTCCACTTGAACACATCTCCTAAGCTGCAAAAGCAATCCTTACAAATAATAAAGGCTTTTGCAAACATGGTGGAAAATCAATTCAAAACAACTATTAAATGTATAAGATCTGATAATGGTTTAGAGTTTATCAGCAATGAGGCAACCTCTTTCTTTCAATCCAAAGGAATTAACCACCAAAAGACTTGCCCTTACACACCACAACGAAATGGGGTGGTGGAAAGGAAACCTAAATATCTCCTTGAAGTAGCCAGAGCACTACTTTTTCAATCCAAATTACCATTGAAATATTGGGGAGAGTGTATACTTACAACAACATACCTAATCAACATACTTCCAACTGTTTCCCTAAAGAACAAATGCCCTTTT of the Nicotiana tabacum cultivar K326 chromosome 7, ASM71507v2, whole genome shotgun sequence genome contains:
- the LOC142161991 gene encoding uncharacterized protein LOC142161991, whose product is MAVTDQTDEATTTAATQTRRSVLKALSVKNKLGFINGDSRRHDVTSPLFRQWEMCDDMVTSWILNSLLKDIPDSVKYVNNSVELWKELEDRYDQTNGAKLYQIQKEINDLSQGVLDITDYYTKMKKLLE